A single genomic interval of Candidatus Omnitrophota bacterium harbors:
- the mobB gene encoding molybdopterin-guanine dinucleotide biosynthesis protein B, producing MDRRFCDSIAVLGICGRSGSGKTALIEMALPHLQKAGIRTAVIKHASHRIEADSPGKDSGRFFRQKSDVLIHTPTELMFRAHKPEDFSLQYAIRELSRCYDLILVEGHKQTLLPKFWLASRSDQLPDGIAEPVIQILSPECGRLSILLNHIQKELPRILHQTPLYGGVLIGGKSLRMGSPKHLLNKDGLTWLERTIEILRRRTARNVIIGNGDIPPSLNGLLRLPDAEACNGPMAGLLSAMRWAPHASWIICACDMPNLSPDSLEWLCQQRRAGRWIVMPSIADDRHVEPLYAYYDFRSASLLERQLAEGNFRLSDLARHPKTAVIQPPAEIRSSWRNANSAEDLSPIS from the coding sequence ATGGACCGTCGTTTCTGCGATTCCATAGCGGTTCTGGGCATTTGCGGTCGGAGCGGTTCAGGAAAAACAGCTTTGATTGAAATGGCCCTGCCTCATCTGCAAAAAGCAGGCATCCGCACGGCTGTTATCAAACACGCCTCCCATCGGATTGAAGCCGACAGTCCCGGTAAAGACAGCGGCCGCTTTTTCCGGCAGAAATCCGATGTCCTGATCCACACTCCCACTGAATTGATGTTCCGCGCTCACAAGCCAGAGGATTTTTCTCTACAATACGCGATCCGGGAACTCAGCCGTTGCTATGATCTGATCCTGGTCGAGGGCCACAAACAAACGCTATTGCCCAAATTCTGGCTGGCCAGCCGATCGGATCAACTCCCCGATGGGATCGCCGAACCGGTCATTCAGATACTCTCCCCCGAATGCGGCCGCCTGTCAATTTTGTTAAATCACATCCAGAAGGAGCTGCCTCGCATTCTGCATCAGACGCCGCTTTACGGCGGCGTTCTCATCGGCGGCAAAAGCCTCCGCATGGGATCGCCTAAGCATCTGCTGAATAAAGATGGCCTTACCTGGCTAGAACGAACCATCGAGATTCTTCGCCGCAGAACCGCCCGGAATGTCATTATCGGAAACGGCGATATCCCCCCCAGTTTGAATGGCCTTCTGCGGCTGCCCGACGCCGAAGCGTGCAACGGGCCAATGGCGGGCTTGCTATCGGCGATGCGGTGGGCGCCTCACGCTTCATGGATCATCTGCGCTTGCGATATGCCGAATTTGTCGCCCGATTCGCTCGAATGGCTTTGCCAGCAGCGCCGCGCGGGGCGATGGATTGTGATGCCTTCAATCGCTGATGATCGACATGTGGAACCGCTATACGCCTATTATGATTTCCGGTCGGCCTCCCTGCTGGAACGGCAATTGGCGGAAGGCAATTTTAGACTATCCGATCTTGCCCGCCATCCAAAAACAGCAGTGATTCAGCCGCCTGCTGAAATCCGCTCATCATGGCGTAACGCAAATTCAGCGGAAGATTTGTCTCCGATCAGCTAA
- a CDS encoding CRTAC1 family protein, with protein MFLTRRRKRIALWTLFSASITVIAVLLAYLLYDRPDSVLQTGDGPVEGITNIHARTEAEARDSFAFSECAAASGIHFQHFPYRRSSVIVEDMGSGLAWGDYDNDGDADLFLVNFSGPIIDHFSQENSPHAHALYQNQGDGTFIDVSAEVRINIPSYGMGAAWGDYDNDGDLDIYITNYGPNFLFRNNGDGSFSEISEQAGVNDGLFGSGCMWGDYNRDGWIDLYVCNYVDFVFREADRNRKTEFKRAVYPYTLNPSSYQPQPNRLYRNNGDGTFTDVAENLNVHNPEGRSLSAAWVDFDLDGNVDLYIANDVSSNALYRNKGVGAFEDISSSSLTADYRGAMGIAVGDFDRDSDFDMVITHWLAQENALYENMHSLMSSEKDADQLLFFTDVSDEFGLGQISLDMVGWSTSFVDFDNDGLLDLWVSNGNTLEDPNDSSQLLPQRFFLFRQRPDKGFIEIARSSCDYFAKPLVTRGGAYADVNNDGKMDIVIQQHGSSPLLFLNKTQNKNNWIQLELRQQSVNIFALGARVAVRTREGIQTQQVGSQGSYLSQNQTILHFGIGTESVIEEIIIHWPDGTVERIDQVNEVNKKITLIH; from the coding sequence TTGTTTCTAACCAGACGCCGAAAGCGGATCGCTCTATGGACGTTGTTTTCGGCCAGCATAACGGTTATCGCCGTTCTACTGGCGTATCTGTTGTACGACCGTCCGGATTCCGTCCTGCAAACGGGGGATGGTCCGGTTGAAGGCATCACCAATATCCATGCCAGAACCGAAGCGGAAGCGCGTGATTCTTTTGCCTTTTCAGAATGCGCTGCGGCATCGGGAATCCATTTCCAGCATTTCCCGTATCGGCGCAGTTCGGTTATCGTGGAGGACATGGGATCCGGACTGGCCTGGGGGGATTACGACAACGATGGCGACGCCGATCTGTTTTTGGTCAATTTTTCTGGCCCCATTATCGATCATTTCTCCCAAGAAAATTCTCCTCACGCTCACGCCCTTTATCAAAACCAGGGAGATGGAACGTTCATAGATGTCAGCGCCGAAGTCCGCATAAACATACCTTCCTATGGAATGGGCGCGGCCTGGGGGGATTATGACAACGATGGCGATCTGGATATATACATTACCAACTATGGACCGAATTTTCTTTTCCGGAATAATGGCGACGGTTCATTTTCCGAAATCTCGGAACAAGCAGGCGTTAATGACGGTCTTTTCGGATCAGGCTGTATGTGGGGAGATTACAACCGCGATGGGTGGATCGATTTGTACGTATGCAATTATGTGGATTTCGTCTTTCGCGAAGCCGACCGGAACCGCAAGACGGAGTTTAAACGCGCCGTCTATCCATACACCCTGAATCCGTCCTCCTATCAACCTCAACCCAACCGATTGTACCGGAACAACGGAGATGGAACCTTTACCGATGTCGCCGAAAACCTTAATGTACACAATCCCGAAGGCCGCAGCCTCTCGGCGGCCTGGGTGGATTTCGATCTCGATGGGAACGTCGATTTGTATATAGCCAACGACGTTTCAAGCAACGCCTTATATAGAAACAAGGGCGTCGGCGCGTTTGAAGATATCAGCTCTTCATCGCTGACGGCGGATTACCGGGGAGCTATGGGAATCGCGGTGGGGGATTTCGACCGGGATTCGGATTTCGATATGGTGATAACTCATTGGCTGGCTCAGGAAAATGCGCTCTACGAAAATATGCATTCGCTCATGTCTTCGGAGAAAGATGCAGACCAGCTGTTGTTCTTCACCGATGTATCCGATGAATTCGGATTGGGCCAGATATCCCTGGACATGGTCGGCTGGAGTACTTCCTTCGTCGATTTCGACAACGACGGATTGCTGGATTTGTGGGTATCGAACGGCAACACGCTGGAGGATCCCAACGATTCATCTCAACTTCTGCCCCAGCGCTTTTTTCTATTTCGTCAGCGGCCAGACAAAGGATTTATCGAAATAGCGCGGTCATCGTGCGATTATTTTGCCAAACCGCTGGTTACTCGAGGCGGAGCCTACGCCGATGTCAACAATGACGGCAAAATGGACATCGTCATCCAGCAGCATGGATCAAGCCCGCTGTTATTTCTCAACAAAACGCAAAACAAAAACAATTGGATACAACTGGAATTAAGGCAACAATCCGTGAATATATTTGCTCTTGGCGCGCGGGTGGCCGTCAGGACCAGAGAAGGCATCCAAACACAGCAGGTTGGTTCTCAAGGATCATACCTGTCTCAGAATCAGACGATTCTCCATTTTGGAATCGGAACGGAATCAGTCATCGAAGAAATAATCATTCATTGGCCGGATGGGACAGTAGAAAGGATCGATCAAGTCAATGAAGTAAATAAAAAAATTACGTTGATCCATTAG
- a CDS encoding response regulator, which yields MTKANLLVVEDEFIIAQNLRNQLTDLGYSVLDVVSSGERAIQLLEERRPDLVLMDIVLSGSLDGVEAANRIRSQFGIPVIYITAFADKELFERAKITEPYGYLLKPFEERELQANIEMAIYKSKTEKALKDSEERYRTVADFTYDWEFWLGTDGNFLYVSPSCERITGYPPEAFVNDPGLYVGIIHPEDRHVAKGHFPDKLDESGAHTVEFRIITKNNEVRWIEHCCQPVFSSEGVWLGRRGSGRDISKRKAAEREKERLIGELQEALSKVKQLSGLLPICSACKKIRDDKGYWNQLEAYIRNHSEADFTHSLCPECAKTLYPEFFANNETL from the coding sequence ATGACAAAAGCGAACTTGTTAGTAGTGGAAGACGAATTCATCATCGCGCAAAACCTGCGAAATCAATTGACGGATTTGGGATATAGCGTGCTCGACGTCGTTTCGTCCGGCGAACGGGCGATTCAACTCCTCGAAGAACGGCGGCCCGATCTCGTATTAATGGACATCGTCTTGAGCGGATCGTTGGACGGCGTCGAAGCGGCGAACCGCATCCGATCCCAATTCGGCATTCCCGTCATTTATATTACGGCTTTCGCCGACAAGGAACTGTTCGAACGGGCGAAAATCACCGAACCGTACGGCTATCTTCTGAAACCTTTCGAAGAACGAGAACTACAGGCCAACATCGAGATGGCCATCTACAAATCGAAGACGGAAAAAGCCTTGAAGGACAGCGAAGAGCGATACCGGACCGTCGCCGATTTCACTTACGATTGGGAATTCTGGCTGGGAACCGACGGCAATTTCCTTTACGTTTCCCCCTCCTGCGAACGGATTACGGGGTATCCTCCCGAAGCCTTCGTCAACGATCCGGGACTGTACGTCGGCATCATCCACCCCGAAGACCGCCATGTTGCGAAGGGACACTTCCCCGACAAGTTAGATGAAAGCGGCGCCCATACGGTGGAATTTCGCATCATTACGAAGAATAACGAGGTGCGTTGGATCGAACATTGCTGTCAACCCGTTTTTTCTTCCGAAGGAGTATGGTTGGGCCGCCGAGGCAGCGGACGCGACATCTCCAAACGCAAAGCGGCGGAGAGAGAAAAGGAACGGCTAATCGGCGAACTGCAAGAAGCCCTTTCGAAAGTGAAACAATTAAGCGGCCTCCTTCCCATCTGTTCCGCCTGCAAAAAAATCCGCGACGACAAAGGTTACTGGAATCAACTGGAAGCCTATATCCGAAACCACTCCGAAGCCGATTTCACCCACAGCCTGTGTCCGGAATGCGCGAAAACCCTTTATCCCGAATTTTTTGCGAATAACGAAACTCTCTAG